The following coding sequences are from one Formosa haliotis window:
- a CDS encoding sulfatase family protein translates to MHCKSDKKQAEIKAEKTITQPNVVVIYLDDLGYGDLSCYGATALQTPNIDKLANGGVRFTNGYATSATCTPSRYGILTGVYPWRNKDAKILPGTAPLLISTTQETLPKLFKSKGYETAVVGKWHLGLGSGHVDWNKHISPSPNEVGFDYSYIMAATQDRVPTVYIENGDLVGLDPNDPIEVNYNKNFEGEPTAISNPEMLKMKWHHGHNNSIVNGIPRIGYMKGGEAAKWKDIDMADHFLEKAQTYVKNHKDQPFFLYYALQQPHVPRTPHPRFEGKSGLGPRGDVILEADWVIGEFINTLKSEGLLENTLIVFSSDNGPVLNDGYEDDAVEKLGDHDPKGGLRGGKYSLFEAGTHVPFITYWEGKIKPQVSETLVCQVDLMASFATLIDGDIKPSDSKDILNAFLGESQKGRESLILEANTRTAYREGDWIMIPPYEGKSYYEDVQIEIGISPEYQLYNLKTDPGQQQNLAESNPEQLKLMVEHFNAKRGNAYSNIEDLELK, encoded by the coding sequence ATGCATTGTAAAAGTGATAAAAAACAAGCTGAAATTAAAGCTGAAAAAACCATAACACAACCTAATGTGGTGGTTATTTATTTAGACGATTTAGGGTATGGCGATTTAAGTTGCTATGGTGCAACGGCTTTACAAACACCAAATATAGATAAATTGGCTAACGGTGGTGTACGCTTTACTAATGGTTATGCAACCTCTGCAACGTGTACACCAAGCCGTTATGGCATATTAACAGGGGTGTATCCTTGGCGTAATAAGGATGCTAAAATCCTTCCAGGAACGGCTCCTTTATTAATTTCGACTACTCAGGAAACACTTCCAAAACTTTTTAAATCTAAAGGTTATGAAACGGCCGTTGTAGGGAAATGGCATTTAGGTTTAGGTTCGGGGCACGTCGATTGGAATAAGCACATTTCACCGAGTCCTAACGAAGTAGGATTTGATTATTCATACATCATGGCAGCAACTCAAGACCGCGTGCCAACGGTATATATTGAAAATGGTGATTTGGTTGGATTAGATCCAAACGATCCTATAGAAGTGAATTATAATAAAAACTTTGAAGGGGAGCCAACAGCAATTTCAAACCCTGAAATGCTTAAAATGAAATGGCATCATGGACATAACAACAGCATCGTAAACGGTATTCCTAGAATTGGTTATATGAAAGGTGGTGAAGCAGCCAAGTGGAAAGATATCGATATGGCCGATCACTTTTTAGAGAAGGCGCAGACCTACGTGAAAAACCATAAAGATCAACCTTTTTTCTTGTATTACGCCCTACAGCAACCGCATGTGCCTAGAACGCCTCATCCGCGTTTTGAAGGAAAATCTGGTTTAGGACCTCGTGGCGATGTGATTTTAGAAGCGGATTGGGTTATTGGTGAATTTATAAATACCCTTAAATCTGAAGGACTTTTAGAAAACACTTTAATCGTTTTTTCAAGTGATAATGGCCCTGTTTTAAATGATGGCTATGAAGATGATGCGGTTGAAAAACTAGGAGATCACGATCCAAAAGGTGGCCTTCGTGGCGGAAAATATAGCTTGTTTGAAGCAGGTACACATGTACCATTTATAACCTATTGGGAAGGAAAAATAAAACCACAAGTGTCTGAGACTTTAGTTTGTCAGGTGGATTTAATGGCTTCTTTTGCAACATTAATTGATGGCGACATAAAACCTTCAGATAGCAAAGACATTTTAAATGCATTTTTAGGCGAAAGTCAAAAGGGACGTGAGTCTTTAATATTAGAAGCGAATACTAGAACAGCGTATCGTGAAGGCGATTGGATTATGATTCCGCCATACGAAGGCAAAAGTTATTATGAAGATGTTCAAATTGAAATCGGGATTTCTCCAGAATATCAATTGTATAATCTGAAAACAGATCCTGGTCAGCAACAAAATCTTGCAGAGTCTAACCCAGAACAATTAAAACTGATGGTTGAGCATTTCAACGCAAAACGCGGCAATGCCTATTCAAACATTGAAGATTTAGAATTAAAATAA
- the aldA gene encoding aldehyde dehydrogenase: protein MTKIKDYQLFINGEWRTSTSGETIDIVSPSTEEVVARVQNGTAEEANEALEAADKAQKEWKKLPARQRAELLYKLADEIDANNEYLANLLTKEQGKLLKVARFEVSVTASFIRYACEGARRIEGDIIPSDNPNEQIWIQKVPRGVVVAITAWNFPLALAGRKLGPALVAGNTIVIKPTSETPLATLELGNLANKVGIPAGVINILTGPGRVMGNALVENPITKMVTMTGSTPVGQQIARLAANNLTHVQLELGGKAPFIVFEDADIDAAVEAALHSRFDNCGQVCTCNERMYVHEGIYDVFMEKFIAKVKTLKVGDPMLEETDMGPKVNGSELKHMEHLVAVSIEEGATVATGGKRPEGAQFEKGFWFEPTVLTNVTQDMTIVHEESFGPILPVLKFSSFEEVIGYANDCEYGLAAMVFTNDMNTIMKCNDELEYGEIYVNRGHGEQHQGFHNGYKLSGSGGEDGKYGFEQYLEKKTFYIKHKA, encoded by the coding sequence ATGACAAAAATAAAAGACTATCAGTTATTCATTAACGGAGAATGGAGAACATCAACATCAGGAGAAACGATTGATATTGTAAGCCCATCAACTGAAGAAGTTGTTGCTCGCGTACAAAACGGAACTGCCGAAGAAGCTAATGAAGCTTTAGAAGCTGCCGATAAAGCTCAAAAAGAGTGGAAAAAATTACCAGCGCGTCAACGTGCTGAATTATTATATAAATTGGCGGATGAAATAGACGCTAATAACGAATATTTAGCCAATTTATTAACTAAAGAGCAAGGGAAACTTCTAAAGGTAGCCCGTTTTGAGGTGTCTGTTACGGCTTCATTTATTAGATATGCTTGTGAAGGTGCACGTCGTATTGAAGGGGATATCATTCCTTCAGACAACCCAAACGAGCAAATTTGGATTCAAAAAGTACCTCGTGGTGTGGTTGTTGCCATTACCGCTTGGAATTTCCCATTAGCTTTAGCTGGTCGTAAATTAGGTCCTGCTTTAGTGGCAGGAAATACGATTGTTATTAAACCAACTTCCGAAACGCCTTTAGCCACTTTAGAGTTAGGTAATTTAGCTAACAAAGTAGGAATTCCAGCTGGTGTTATCAATATCCTAACCGGCCCAGGTCGTGTTATGGGGAACGCCTTAGTGGAAAATCCAATTACCAAAATGGTAACCATGACAGGATCTACTCCTGTAGGACAGCAAATTGCAAGATTAGCAGCAAATAACTTAACACATGTTCAATTAGAATTGGGTGGAAAAGCACCATTTATCGTGTTTGAAGATGCCGATATCGATGCAGCAGTTGAAGCGGCTTTACATTCGCGTTTTGATAACTGCGGACAAGTATGTACCTGTAACGAACGTATGTATGTGCATGAAGGTATTTACGATGTGTTTATGGAAAAATTCATTGCTAAAGTGAAAACTTTAAAAGTGGGTGACCCGATGCTAGAAGAAACCGATATGGGACCAAAAGTAAACGGTTCAGAATTAAAGCACATGGAGCATTTAGTGGCCGTTTCTATTGAAGAAGGCGCTACAGTAGCTACAGGCGGAAAACGTCCAGAAGGCGCTCAATTTGAAAAAGGTTTCTGGTTCGAACCAACGGTTTTAACCAATGTAACACAGGATATGACGATTGTTCATGAAGAGTCTTTCGGACCTATTTTACCAGTACTTAAATTCTCTTCTTTTGAAGAAGTTATTGGTTACGCAAACGACTGTGAATACGGTTTAGCGGCTATGGTTTTCACTAACGATATGAACACCATTATGAAGTGTAATGATGAGTTAGAATACGGTGAAATCTATGTGAATAGAGGACATGGAGAACAACATCAAGGCTTCCATAACGGATATAAATTATCAGGTTCTGGTGGTGAAGATGGTAAATACGGTTTCGAACAGTATTTAGAAAAGAAAACATTCTACATTAAACATAAAGCTTAA
- a CDS encoding sulfatase, translated as MKNTLNIIPYKFPILTAFIFGVFSFVYGQNQPNIIFILSDDAGYADFGFQGSKEFKTPNLDKLAEQSIRFTQAYVSAAVCGPSRAGILTGKYQQRFGYEENNVPGYMSASGTTGDEMGLPLDQKLISEYLKEQGYKTALFGKWHMGNADRFHPTKRGFDTFYGFRGGARSYYEFDENNKSSRKEDRMERGFGTFEETKQYLTDALAHETVQFIEENKAQPFFVYLSFNAVHTPMEAHPDDLKKFPKLKGKRKTLAAMTLALDRACGKVFDKLDELGLRDNTIIVFTNDNGGPSDTNASLNKPLGGTKANHLEGGIRVPFLMALPNQQQKHTTYQYPISTLDLFPTFYNLAGGNEKQIAGLDGVNLLPFVTGENKSRPHETLYWKKEIRGAIRHQDWKLIRYPDRPAELYNLAEDESEVNNLATTHPDIVNDLYKQFFDWEVSLERPRWMLKHQYEKDAIERLDKYRN; from the coding sequence ATGAAAAACACTCTAAACATAATACCTTATAAATTTCCAATTTTAACAGCGTTTATTTTTGGAGTGTTTTCATTTGTATATGGTCAAAATCAGCCTAATATCATATTCATCTTATCGGATGATGCGGGTTATGCCGATTTTGGTTTTCAAGGCAGTAAGGAATTCAAAACCCCAAACTTAGACAAGCTGGCTGAACAAAGCATTCGCTTTACTCAAGCTTACGTATCTGCTGCGGTTTGCGGTCCTTCAAGAGCCGGGATTTTAACCGGGAAATACCAACAACGTTTTGGTTACGAAGAAAACAATGTACCTGGCTATATGAGTGCTTCAGGAACTACAGGCGATGAGATGGGCTTACCGCTTGATCAAAAATTAATTTCAGAATACCTAAAAGAACAAGGTTATAAAACGGCTTTATTCGGAAAATGGCATATGGGCAACGCCGACCGCTTTCATCCAACAAAACGCGGTTTCGATACCTTTTACGGATTTAGAGGCGGTGCGAGAAGTTATTACGAGTTTGATGAGAATAATAAAAGCTCTAGAAAAGAAGATCGCATGGAACGTGGTTTTGGCACTTTTGAAGAGACTAAACAGTATCTAACCGATGCCTTGGCTCATGAAACGGTTCAATTTATTGAAGAAAACAAAGCACAACCATTTTTTGTGTATTTGTCTTTTAATGCGGTGCATACACCTATGGAAGCGCATCCAGACGATTTAAAAAAGTTTCCAAAGTTAAAAGGCAAACGAAAAACTTTAGCAGCCATGACCTTGGCTTTAGATCGTGCCTGCGGAAAAGTATTCGATAAATTAGACGAGCTAGGTTTACGAGACAACACCATCATTGTTTTTACCAATGATAATGGCGGCCCCTCAGATACCAATGCGTCTTTAAATAAACCTTTAGGCGGCACTAAAGCCAATCATTTGGAAGGTGGTATTCGTGTACCCTTTTTAATGGCCTTACCAAATCAACAACAAAAGCATACAACGTACCAATACCCTATTAGCACCTTAGATTTATTCCCTACGTTTTACAATCTAGCAGGAGGAAATGAAAAGCAAATTGCAGGTTTAGATGGTGTTAACCTATTGCCTTTCGTAACAGGGGAAAACAAATCGAGACCACACGAAACATTGTATTGGAAGAAAGAAATTAGAGGTGCCATTAGACACCAGGATTGGAAATTAATTCGCTATCCAGATCGCCCTGCAGAATTGTACAATTTAGCTGAAGATGAATCTGAAGTTAACAATTTAGCGACAACGCATCCAGACATTGTAAACGATTTATATAAGCAATTTTTTGATTGGGAAGTGTCTTTGGAACGCCCACGTTGGATGCTAAAACATCAATATGAAAAAGACGCCATTGAGCGACTAGATAAATACAGAAACTAA
- a CDS encoding SDR family NAD(P)-dependent oxidoreductase, whose product MLNTFSLEGKTALVTGCKRGIGKAMAIGLAEAGANIIGVSASLELSGSDVAKEVEARGKKFSAYQCDFSDRKSLYKFIEAAKADHPQIDILVNNAGTILRTPAAEHPDEMWDKVIEVNQNAQFILTREIGKEMVARGAGKIIFTASLLTFQGGITVPGYAASKGAIGQLTMAFANEWAGKGVNVNAIAPGYIATDNTEALRNDPARAESILSRIPAGRWGKPEDFAGPTVFLASEAASYMNGSIVLVDGGWMGR is encoded by the coding sequence ATTTTAAATACATTCAGTTTAGAAGGAAAAACAGCTTTAGTTACAGGTTGTAAAAGAGGAATTGGCAAAGCTATGGCTATTGGTTTGGCCGAAGCTGGTGCAAATATTATTGGTGTTTCGGCATCTTTAGAATTATCAGGAAGCGATGTGGCTAAAGAAGTGGAAGCTAGAGGAAAAAAATTCTCGGCATACCAATGTGACTTTTCAGACAGAAAATCGCTTTATAAATTTATTGAAGCTGCTAAAGCCGATCATCCACAAATTGACATTTTAGTAAACAATGCAGGAACTATATTAAGAACGCCTGCTGCAGAACATCCAGATGAGATGTGGGATAAAGTGATTGAGGTAAATCAAAATGCACAATTCATTTTAACTCGTGAAATCGGTAAAGAAATGGTAGCAAGAGGCGCTGGAAAAATCATTTTTACAGCTTCATTATTAACCTTCCAAGGTGGGATTACTGTACCAGGTTATGCGGCTAGTAAAGGTGCCATTGGTCAGTTAACCATGGCTTTTGCTAACGAATGGGCAGGAAAAGGTGTGAATGTAAACGCCATTGCTCCAGGATATATCGCTACAGATAATACTGAAGCTTTAAGAAACGATCCAGCGCGTGCAGAGTCTATTTTATCACGTATTCCAGCAGGACGTTGGGGAAAACCAGAAGATTTTGCTGGTCCAACAGTGTTCCTAGCTTCAGAAGCTGCTAGCTACATGAACGGTTCTATCGTGTTAGTAGACGGCGGTTGGATGGGACGCTAA
- a CDS encoding zinc-dependent alcohol dehydrogenase — MKATRYEGDKTFKVIEKELAEPAAGEVRIKVAYVGVCGTDVHIYHGMMDKRVNIPVTIGHEMSGVIDAVGDGVSDYAVGDKVVVRPLDDRKVKASDKGFNHICEELKFIGIDSEGAMQQYWNVPTFTLHKLKETTDLKLAALIEPLSVATHDVRRSGLVKGETAVVLGGGPIGLLVAMVAKEVGAQVIISEVNPKRIEKAKALGFDAVSPIDVDLVEYVKSKTENRRADVVFEVAGVQPALDIMCEVAGIRGRIVMVAIHGEKKPVDLFKFFWKELSLIGARVYEKEDYEKSIELITANELPFEDMITDVQPLSNIQQVFENIDSNPDGLKVLMDCQL; from the coding sequence ATGAAAGCAACACGTTACGAAGGGGATAAAACCTTCAAAGTAATAGAAAAAGAATTGGCAGAACCAGCTGCTGGCGAGGTTAGAATTAAAGTCGCTTATGTTGGTGTTTGTGGAACCGATGTTCATATTTACCACGGTATGATGGACAAACGTGTAAACATTCCTGTAACCATAGGGCATGAAATGTCTGGGGTTATTGATGCCGTTGGCGATGGTGTTTCCGATTATGCCGTTGGCGATAAAGTTGTGGTTCGTCCGTTGGATGATAGAAAAGTAAAAGCTTCCGATAAAGGTTTCAATCACATTTGTGAAGAATTAAAATTTATTGGAATCGATAGTGAAGGGGCAATGCAACAATATTGGAATGTACCAACATTTACCTTACATAAATTAAAAGAAACAACCGATTTAAAATTGGCTGCTTTAATTGAACCTTTATCGGTTGCTACACACGATGTACGCAGAAGTGGTTTAGTAAAAGGTGAAACTGCTGTAGTTCTAGGTGGTGGTCCAATTGGTTTATTAGTGGCTATGGTGGCTAAAGAAGTTGGCGCACAAGTGATCATTTCTGAAGTGAACCCGAAGCGTATTGAAAAAGCAAAAGCTCTTGGTTTTGATGCTGTGAGTCCGATTGATGTGGATTTAGTGGAATACGTAAAAAGTAAAACAGAAAACCGTAGAGCCGATGTGGTTTTTGAAGTGGCTGGCGTGCAACCAGCATTGGACATTATGTGTGAAGTTGCTGGAATTCGCGGTCGTATCGTGATGGTGGCTATTCACGGAGAGAAAAAGCCAGTAGATTTATTTAAATTTTTCTGGAAAGAATTAAGCTTAATTGGCGCTCGTGTTTATGAGAAGGAAGATTACGAAAAATCTATCGAACTTATCACTGCAAACGAATTACCTTTTGAAGATATGATTACCGATGTACAGCCTTTAAGTAATATTCAACAAGTTTTCGAAAACATAGATAGCAATCCTGATGGCTTAAAAGTATTAATGGATTGTCAGTTATAA
- a CDS encoding glycoside hydrolase family 2 TIM barrel-domain containing protein encodes MKNIFYVVFIICGHFLSYSQNMAEFNRELDFNLDWGFYLSRTDVDYNNISATQYKKVNLPHDWVVENGFDESLGDDAKATGFIPSAGYGYYKKEFNLKTDSNQLTYVLFDGVYNNSEVYINGHKLGFHPYGYSPFYYNLTPYLNSNGKANTIIVKVDHSRYADSRWYTGAGIYRNVKLVTTNKLHIPIWGTFVTTPSVTEDLAKVQIDLAFNNEYNSDEKVFVTTKIFDANQNEIAKTSSELAIKAQSKAEITQDLNVNHPQLWDVNSPYLYKAVTTISKNNRVIDVVETPFGIRTIKFDTNNGFFLNGVNMKIKGVCLHHDGGLVGAAVPKDVWERRLKILKDGGVNAIRISHNPASNEFLDLCDEMGFLVQDEFFDEWDNPKDKRLNTNEKSVDYVTRGYQEHFQEWAKKDLTAIMLSHRNHPSIFQWSIGNEIEWTYPRNADATGFFGNMNWNGNYFWDQPPYSPEKIKEQLETLPKGKYDIGETAQKLSRWTKALDTTRPVTANLILPSVSHLSGYTDALDVVGYSYRRILYDYGHENYPDKPIMGTENLAQYHEWKSIMERPFISGTFLWTGIDYMGEIREPWPVRVQPSGLLTTAGFPKGSYYMMQSLWTEKPMIHIATQTIEKSLNKIDDNGNIVAKNPNKWKNALWEWQDVNDYWNYEKGEMISVEIYSNCDEIELFLNDKSLGKKYLKDFEDHIYKWGVPFTSGTLIAKGSKDGVVTESKLITATKSSEIELIADDLTLEANHYDVSNIVLQLTDSKGNPVATDDREIHFEISGPAKLLGVDNGWKKSVQPFQSNKNTTHNGKTLVVIQATGTPGTIHVKTKGHGLKTETISIKSK; translated from the coding sequence ATGAAGAATATATTTTATGTGGTTTTTATTATTTGCGGTCATTTTTTATCGTATTCTCAAAATATGGCTGAATTTAATCGAGAATTGGATTTTAATTTAGATTGGGGTTTTTATTTAAGTAGAACCGATGTTGACTATAATAATATAAGTGCAACGCAGTATAAAAAGGTTAACCTACCGCACGATTGGGTTGTTGAAAACGGGTTTGATGAATCTTTGGGCGACGATGCTAAAGCTACTGGATTTATACCAAGTGCAGGTTACGGTTATTATAAAAAGGAGTTCAATTTAAAAACGGACTCGAACCAATTAACTTATGTTCTTTTTGACGGTGTTTACAATAATTCTGAGGTATATATAAATGGTCACAAATTAGGATTTCATCCTTATGGATATTCACCTTTCTATTACAATTTAACCCCTTATTTAAATTCAAATGGTAAAGCGAATACTATTATCGTAAAAGTAGATCATAGCCGCTATGCCGATAGCCGTTGGTATACAGGGGCAGGAATTTACAGAAATGTAAAATTAGTTACGACCAATAAACTTCATATTCCTATTTGGGGAACTTTTGTTACAACCCCTTCTGTTACGGAAGATTTAGCAAAGGTTCAAATAGATTTGGCGTTTAATAATGAATACAATTCAGATGAAAAAGTCTTTGTTACCACTAAGATTTTTGATGCTAACCAAAATGAAATCGCAAAAACAAGTTCTGAATTAGCTATTAAAGCGCAATCAAAAGCTGAAATCACTCAGGATTTAAATGTGAACCATCCTCAACTTTGGGATGTTAACTCACCATATTTATACAAAGCAGTAACAACCATTAGTAAAAACAATAGGGTTATTGATGTGGTTGAAACCCCATTCGGAATCCGTACGATTAAGTTTGATACCAATAATGGTTTCTTTTTAAATGGTGTAAATATGAAGATTAAGGGGGTGTGTTTGCATCATGATGGCGGACTCGTAGGAGCAGCAGTGCCAAAAGATGTTTGGGAAAGACGCCTTAAAATTCTTAAAGATGGAGGGGTAAATGCTATTAGAATTTCCCATAATCCAGCTTCAAACGAGTTTTTGGATTTGTGTGATGAAATGGGCTTTTTGGTACAAGATGAGTTTTTTGATGAATGGGATAACCCTAAAGATAAACGTTTAAACACCAATGAAAAAAGTGTCGATTACGTTACTCGTGGTTATCAAGAACATTTTCAAGAATGGGCAAAGAAAGATTTAACGGCTATCATGTTAAGTCATCGTAACCACCCTTCAATCTTTCAATGGAGTATTGGTAATGAAATCGAGTGGACCTACCCAAGAAATGCCGATGCAACCGGTTTTTTTGGAAATATGAACTGGAACGGAAATTACTTTTGGGATCAGCCGCCATATTCTCCAGAAAAAATTAAGGAACAGCTAGAAACCCTGCCAAAAGGTAAATACGATATTGGTGAAACGGCTCAAAAATTATCACGCTGGACAAAAGCTTTAGATACGACACGTCCTGTTACAGCAAATTTAATATTACCATCGGTAAGTCATTTGTCTGGATACACCGATGCTTTAGATGTAGTTGGGTATAGTTATCGACGTATTTTATATGATTACGGACACGAAAACTACCCGGATAAACCAATTATGGGAACCGAAAATTTAGCGCAGTACCACGAATGGAAATCCATTATGGAGCGTCCGTTTATTTCTGGAACTTTTCTTTGGACAGGTATCGATTATATGGGAGAAATTAGAGAGCCTTGGCCAGTACGTGTGCAACCTTCTGGCTTGTTAACAACTGCTGGTTTTCCAAAAGGGTCTTATTATATGATGCAATCCTTATGGACCGAAAAGCCAATGATCCATATTGCGACACAAACCATTGAAAAGTCATTAAACAAAATTGATGACAACGGTAACATCGTAGCTAAAAACCCTAATAAATGGAAAAATGCCCTTTGGGAATGGCAAGATGTTAATGACTATTGGAACTATGAAAAAGGGGAAATGATTTCGGTTGAAATCTACTCAAATTGCGATGAAATTGAATTGTTTTTAAATGATAAATCTCTAGGGAAAAAATATTTAAAAGATTTCGAAGATCATATTTATAAGTGGGGCGTGCCTTTTACTTCAGGTACATTGATCGCTAAAGGTTCTAAGGATGGAGTTGTAACAGAATCGAAGCTTATTACAGCCACGAAATCTTCCGAAATCGAATTAATTGCTGATGATTTAACGCTTGAAGCAAATCATTACGATGTATCAAATATTGTGTTACAACTTACGGATAGCAAAGGAAACCCTGTAGCGACAGACGATCGTGAAATTCATTTTGAAATTTCTGGACCTGCCAAATTATTAGGTGTTGATAACGGTTGGAAAAAGAGTGTACAACCTTTTCAGTCTAACAAAAACACTACGCATAACGGTAAAACCTTGGTAGTTATTCAGGCTACAGGAACGCCAGGAACTATTCATGTTAAGACCAAAGGTCACGGATTAAAAACGGAAACGATTTCAATAAAAAGTAAATAA
- a CDS encoding tetratricopeptide repeat protein, giving the protein MKRIKLFIVLLLTTFQLIKAQSVIKRDSFYRKAEIIKYESPDSAAIYFQKSVDYQLQEQDTLAAINSLKELSFLYAHNVNYGKSYDGYWNALLLADKSNDSVSIASIYNQLGWLYSFYKRDNEALKYFNKAIAIDKKLKVDPIDYNTNLRSDYFSIAVFHRDNDQFELARKYLDSSNIYHLKITSQTPYFANSELGYILCKEGNYTEGLKLLKISESYFEESDPSYLTMIYYLLGEVYRDLNDFDLSELYLKKSLEFGEKYHTHSNYAPRNYQALSELYRANNKFKDAYKALLKANELNNNIFGGRSENNQHLLEIKDDFRVEKQKQDALLKEKRLAELEHEDKIWLLKTVLLIVVVLFISLFAALFVRNLRIKHKSEKLNLRKQQDIERKRQNDILELKNKQLAASALQLIEKDEFLETINSKLSKQDTQIDTNVIKRMVKSIQGNTASNWKEFEARFTNINQSFYANITEKFPKLSQTDQKLCALIKLNFSSKEMASILGISVESVHTSRYRLRKKLGLERNDNLTDFINEF; this is encoded by the coding sequence ATGAAACGAATTAAACTATTTATTGTTCTACTGTTAACAACCTTTCAGTTAATTAAGGCACAAAGTGTTATTAAACGAGACTCCTTTTATAGAAAGGCTGAAATTATTAAATATGAATCCCCTGATAGCGCTGCCATTTATTTTCAGAAAAGTGTAGATTACCAACTCCAGGAGCAGGATACTTTGGCAGCCATTAACAGTTTAAAAGAATTATCCTTTTTATATGCTCATAATGTGAATTATGGAAAATCGTATGATGGCTATTGGAACGCTTTACTTTTAGCAGACAAATCTAACGATTCGGTATCTATCGCTAGCATTTATAATCAACTAGGTTGGCTTTATAGCTTTTACAAACGAGACAATGAAGCCTTAAAATACTTTAATAAAGCCATCGCTATTGATAAAAAACTTAAAGTAGACCCTATAGACTATAACACCAACTTAAGAAGCGATTATTTTTCTATTGCAGTTTTTCATCGTGATAACGATCAATTTGAGTTGGCCCGCAAATACTTAGATAGCAGTAATATTTATCATTTAAAAATCACCAGTCAAACCCCTTATTTTGCTAATTCAGAACTTGGTTATATTTTATGCAAAGAAGGTAATTATACAGAAGGCCTAAAATTGCTTAAAATCTCTGAATCTTATTTCGAGGAATCAGACCCGTCCTACCTAACGATGATATATTATTTATTAGGCGAAGTATACCGAGACTTAAATGATTTTGATTTAAGTGAATTGTATTTAAAGAAATCTTTAGAATTCGGTGAGAAATATCACACGCATAGTAATTACGCACCACGAAATTATCAAGCCCTTTCCGAACTTTACCGTGCCAATAATAAATTCAAAGACGCATATAAAGCCTTGTTAAAAGCTAATGAATTGAATAATAATATTTTTGGTGGACGTAGCGAAAACAACCAACATTTATTAGAAATTAAGGACGATTTTAGGGTAGAAAAACAAAAACAAGACGCCCTTTTAAAAGAAAAGCGTTTAGCAGAATTAGAACACGAAGATAAAATATGGCTTTTAAAAACAGTCTTACTTATAGTCGTTGTATTGTTTATATCTCTTTTTGCTGCTTTATTTGTTAGAAACTTAAGGATTAAGCATAAATCTGAAAAACTAAATTTAAGAAAGCAACAAGACATAGAGCGAAAACGACAAAACGATATTTTAGAATTAAAAAACAAACAATTGGCGGCATCTGCCCTACAACTCATAGAAAAAGACGAGTTTTTAGAAACAATCAATTCAAAATTATCTAAACAAGATACTCAGATTGATACTAATGTTATTAAACGTATGGTAAAAAGTATTCAAGGGAATACTGCAAGTAATTGGAAAGAATTTGAAGCCCGGTTTACGAATATAAATCAAAGTTTTTATGCTAACATCACAGAAAAATTCCCAAAACTAAGCCAGACCGACCAAAAGTTATGCGCTTTAATAAAATTGAATTTTTCAAGCAAGGAAATGGCATCCATATTAGGGATAAGCGTAGAAAGTGTACACACGTCTCGTTACCGTTTACGCAAAAAATTAGGCTTAGAACGCAATGATAACTTAACCGATTTTATCAATGAATTCTAA